Proteins from a single region of Streptomyces sp. HUAS 15-9:
- a CDS encoding oligosaccharide flippase family protein: protein MDSVRTPDSETSEANDAPAPDSLGRQVRSAARWSLINTVVMRLGNFATGILLARFALGPAEWGVYGIAQTVLLVLLSANELGVGLAIIRWDGDPRRFAPTVLTLGTASSGLLYAAIFFSAPTVAGLLGSPDASGVLRVMCLCLVLDGVAQVPAGFLTREFAQGKRMIIDALNFVLSTAVTLVLAFAGWGAMSFACGAVAGNIAALIGCALAAPGTLRFGWDPEQARALLKFGLPLAGASLLALAVVNVDTMVVGSSLGQVALGFYVLAFNMSGWPVRIISEAARRVSFAGFSRLAGSPQALAQGFSRALGVLVTGTVPLCVLLAGLAGPVVHLVYGSRWLPAADALPWLMALGLIRIGCELAYDCLVATGQRRALILVQALWVVSLIPVLVIGARLGGIVGVSQGHVLVAAGLVVPAFLYALGQAGISLRHIAKACAWPLFGGTAMALVILTAKQLLGAGTLALLVTGTAALACYVACVLPSRRFLLGSRTPETV from the coding sequence ATGGACAGCGTTCGCACACCGGACAGCGAGACCTCTGAGGCGAACGACGCCCCCGCTCCCGACTCCCTTGGCAGGCAGGTCCGTTCGGCGGCCCGCTGGAGCCTGATCAACACCGTTGTCATGCGCCTCGGCAACTTCGCCACGGGCATCCTGCTGGCACGCTTCGCCCTCGGACCGGCCGAGTGGGGCGTCTACGGCATCGCCCAGACCGTACTCCTGGTGCTGCTCTCGGCCAATGAACTGGGCGTGGGCCTGGCCATCATCCGCTGGGACGGCGACCCCCGCCGCTTCGCACCGACCGTACTGACCCTGGGCACCGCGTCCAGCGGACTGTTGTACGCCGCCATCTTCTTCTCCGCACCGACGGTGGCCGGGCTGCTCGGCTCACCCGACGCCTCCGGCGTACTGCGCGTGATGTGCCTGTGCCTGGTGCTGGACGGGGTGGCACAAGTCCCCGCCGGCTTCCTGACGCGGGAGTTCGCCCAGGGCAAGCGCATGATCATCGACGCGCTCAACTTCGTGCTCAGCACGGCCGTGACCCTGGTGCTGGCCTTCGCCGGCTGGGGCGCGATGAGCTTCGCCTGCGGCGCGGTCGCGGGCAACATCGCGGCCCTCATAGGCTGCGCGCTGGCCGCCCCCGGGACCCTGCGGTTCGGCTGGGACCCCGAACAGGCCCGCGCGCTGTTGAAGTTCGGGCTCCCCCTGGCCGGCGCGAGCCTCCTCGCGCTCGCCGTCGTCAACGTGGACACCATGGTCGTCGGTTCCTCGCTCGGCCAGGTCGCCCTCGGTTTCTACGTCCTGGCGTTCAACATGTCCGGCTGGCCGGTACGCATCATCTCCGAGGCGGCCCGACGCGTCTCCTTCGCCGGCTTCTCCCGCCTCGCCGGCTCCCCACAGGCCCTCGCCCAGGGCTTCAGCCGCGCCCTGGGGGTGCTGGTCACCGGCACCGTCCCCCTGTGCGTGCTGCTCGCCGGCCTCGCCGGCCCGGTCGTCCACCTCGTCTACGGCAGCCGGTGGCTGCCCGCCGCCGACGCGCTGCCGTGGCTGATGGCCCTCGGCCTGATCCGGATCGGCTGCGAACTCGCCTACGACTGCCTGGTCGCCACCGGACAGCGCCGCGCACTCATCCTCGTCCAGGCACTCTGGGTCGTCTCCCTCATCCCCGTCCTCGTCATCGGCGCCCGCCTCGGCGGCATCGTCGGCGTCTCCCAGGGCCACGTCCTGGTCGCCGCCGGACTCGTCGTCCCCGCCTTCCTCTACGCCCTGGGCCAGGCCGGGATCAGCCTCCGCCACATCGCCAAGGCGTGCGCCTGGCCCCTGTTCGGGGGAACGGCGATGGCCCTGGTCATCCTCACCGCGAAACAACTCCTCGGCGCCGGTACCCTCGCCCTGCTCGTCACCGGTACGGCCGCCCTGGCCTGCTACGTGGCATGCGTACTGCCCAGCCGCCGTTTCCTGCTCGGCTCCCGGACACCGGAGACCGTATGA
- a CDS encoding chain length determinant protein, producing the protein MDLAEIFRVMRRRWYVLLPGLLLTAGLTVAVALVVPVTYQSQSTVVLLNSRKATVAYDGNPFLSTQTSLTGMADGLARNLNSDVSVRELKSRGATGTFEAKLADNAQGPLMWLTVTGTDKAAVLASDRILTTYAEDRLEQFQHQQSVAPKAMIRMATIVPPQNPVAQTKTRLEYMVMAGVLGLVLSLVAVFYVEARRRSRAFGRPEEPAQPDTGPESAAGEPVAEQTMSLRSPPSWSRSAENGTAAEARAGRPAVAVTPAAEPLDEESTHGQRSHTGQRDL; encoded by the coding sequence ATGGATCTCGCTGAGATCTTCCGGGTCATGCGCAGGCGCTGGTACGTCCTGCTGCCCGGACTGCTGCTGACGGCCGGCCTGACGGTCGCCGTGGCCCTGGTGGTTCCGGTCACCTACCAGTCGCAGAGCACGGTGGTTCTCCTCAACTCCCGGAAGGCCACCGTCGCTTACGACGGCAACCCGTTCCTCAGCACCCAGACCTCGCTCACCGGCATGGCCGACGGCCTGGCACGCAACCTCAACTCCGATGTCTCCGTCCGGGAGCTCAAGTCCCGTGGCGCCACTGGTACGTTCGAGGCCAAGCTCGCCGACAACGCCCAGGGCCCGCTCATGTGGCTCACCGTCACCGGCACCGACAAGGCCGCCGTCCTCGCCTCGGACCGCATTCTGACGACCTATGCCGAGGACCGGCTGGAGCAGTTCCAGCACCAGCAGTCGGTCGCCCCGAAGGCCATGATCCGCATGGCGACCATCGTGCCCCCGCAGAACCCGGTCGCGCAGACCAAGACCCGGCTCGAGTACATGGTCATGGCCGGGGTCCTGGGCCTGGTGCTCAGCCTGGTAGCCGTCTTCTACGTGGAGGCGCGCCGCCGCTCACGCGCATTCGGGCGACCGGAAGAACCCGCACAGCCGGACACCGGCCCCGAGTCCGCGGCCGGGGAACCCGTCGCGGAACAGACGATGTCCCTCCGGTCACCGCCCAGTTGGTCGCGGTCCGCCGAGAACGGGACCGCCGCAGAGGCGAGGGCGGGGCGGCCCGCCGTGGCCGTGACGCCTGCCGCCGAGCCGCTCGACGAGGAGTCGACTCATGGACAGCGTTCGCACACCGGACAGCGAGACCTCTGA
- the wecB gene encoding non-hydrolyzing UDP-N-acetylglucosamine 2-epimerase produces the protein MPRIICVAGARPNYMKIKPVMDALERRGAEVVLVHTGQHYDPAMNDVFFADLGIRPPDRFLGVGSGTHAEQTGRVMTAFEPLLDEVSPDIVVVVGDINSTLACALVTAKAGPLLAHVEAGLRSRDWSMPEEVNRVATDRVSDYLLAPSPDATENLRAEGYRDDQIHLVGNVMIDTLLANLERARASDVLSRYGLNRGGYGLVTLHRPANVDDPEVLASLLKALGEIAGRCPLLLPVHPRAAGRLADIGVPGGIRLVPPAGYLDFIALQDSARVVLTDSGGIQEETTALGVPCVTLRDNTERPITVEQGTNVLAGRDPARIVNTVNRVLDEPPAPRRPELWDGRASERIADVLLEGGTASSRPRPTDRTFPV, from the coding sequence ATGCCGCGGATCATCTGCGTCGCCGGGGCGCGACCCAACTACATGAAGATCAAACCTGTCATGGACGCCCTGGAGCGCCGGGGCGCCGAGGTGGTCCTCGTCCACACCGGTCAGCACTACGACCCGGCCATGAACGACGTGTTCTTCGCCGACCTCGGCATCCGTCCGCCCGACCGCTTCCTCGGGGTCGGCTCCGGCACCCACGCCGAGCAGACCGGACGCGTGATGACCGCGTTCGAGCCACTCCTCGACGAGGTGTCACCGGACATCGTCGTCGTGGTCGGGGACATCAACTCCACCCTGGCCTGCGCCCTGGTCACCGCCAAGGCCGGCCCGCTGCTGGCCCATGTCGAGGCCGGTCTGCGCAGCCGCGACTGGAGCATGCCGGAGGAGGTGAACCGAGTCGCCACCGACCGCGTCAGCGACTACCTGCTGGCCCCCTCCCCCGACGCAACCGAGAACCTGCGCGCCGAAGGGTACCGGGACGATCAGATCCACCTCGTCGGCAACGTCATGATCGACACGCTGCTGGCGAATCTGGAACGGGCCAGGGCCTCGGACGTCCTCAGCCGGTACGGCCTGAACAGAGGCGGGTACGGCCTGGTCACCCTGCATCGCCCGGCCAACGTGGACGATCCCGAGGTCCTCGCCTCGCTCCTGAAGGCTCTCGGTGAGATCGCCGGCCGCTGCCCGCTCCTGCTGCCCGTGCACCCGCGCGCGGCCGGACGGCTGGCCGACATCGGCGTCCCCGGAGGCATCCGGCTCGTACCGCCCGCCGGATACCTGGACTTCATCGCCCTGCAGGACTCCGCCCGCGTCGTACTGACCGACTCCGGCGGCATACAGGAGGAGACCACCGCGCTGGGCGTGCCGTGTGTGACCCTGCGGGACAACACCGAGCGGCCCATCACCGTCGAGCAGGGCACCAATGTGCTGGCCGGCCGGGATCCGGCGCGGATCGTGAACACCGTCAACCGGGTCCTGGACGAGCCTCCCGCCCCGCGCCGCCCCGAACTGTGGGACGGACGCGCGAGCGAACGCATCGCCGACGTACTGCTGGAGGGAGGCACCGCGAGCTCCCGACCCCGACCCACCGACCGAACCTTCCCCGTATGA
- a CDS encoding nucleotide sugar dehydrogenase, which translates to MRVVVVGQGYVGLPLAIRAAEVGHEVIGYDVDSRRVKSLAAGESFVEDVSSERIRAALDRGTYRPSEAARDCGGFDVAVVTVPTPLHEGTPDLRYIQESAVTLARYLRPGATVVLESTTYPGTTQELFAPILEDGSGLAAGTDFHLGYSPERIDPGNTVWGFQQTPKVVSGVNEASLKAVQDFYAQLVDTTVPVRSPKEAELAKLLENTFRHVNIALVNEIAMFAHHLDIDVWQAIDAASTKPFGFMKFTPGPGVGGHCLPIDPSYLSWRVQRELGQSFRFVELANDINSHMPEYVTRRISDLFNERRRSVNGSRILLLGLAYKKNTGDARESPALRISQLLLDMGAQVRAADPHVVETLPVDTRLVRVEPAPDELAAADVVVLLTDHDSFDYELIAEHAPFVLDCRRRLPSGPTIEVL; encoded by the coding sequence ATGCGCGTCGTCGTGGTCGGACAGGGATACGTCGGCCTGCCACTGGCCATCCGCGCCGCGGAGGTCGGACACGAGGTGATCGGCTACGACGTCGACTCCCGGCGGGTCAAGAGCCTCGCCGCCGGTGAGTCCTTCGTCGAGGACGTCTCCTCCGAGCGGATCCGCGCGGCACTGGACCGCGGCACCTACCGCCCGAGCGAAGCGGCCCGCGACTGCGGCGGATTCGACGTCGCCGTCGTGACCGTCCCGACGCCGCTGCACGAGGGCACTCCCGACCTCCGGTACATCCAGGAATCGGCGGTCACCCTGGCCCGCTATCTGCGCCCGGGAGCCACGGTCGTCCTGGAGTCGACCACCTATCCCGGCACCACCCAGGAGCTGTTCGCCCCGATCCTGGAGGACGGCTCGGGCCTCGCCGCGGGCACCGACTTCCACCTGGGCTACAGCCCGGAGCGGATCGACCCCGGAAACACCGTCTGGGGCTTCCAGCAGACCCCGAAGGTCGTGTCCGGCGTCAACGAAGCGTCCCTGAAGGCCGTTCAGGACTTCTACGCGCAACTCGTCGACACCACCGTTCCGGTGCGCTCGCCGAAGGAAGCCGAACTCGCCAAGCTCCTTGAGAACACCTTCCGTCATGTGAACATCGCGCTGGTCAACGAGATCGCCATGTTCGCCCACCACCTGGACATCGACGTCTGGCAGGCCATCGACGCCGCCTCCACCAAGCCCTTCGGCTTCATGAAGTTCACGCCCGGGCCGGGCGTCGGCGGTCACTGCCTGCCGATCGACCCCTCGTACCTGTCCTGGCGGGTGCAGCGCGAACTCGGCCAGAGCTTCCGCTTCGTGGAGCTGGCCAACGACATCAACAGCCATATGCCCGAGTACGTGACGCGCCGCATCAGCGACCTGTTCAACGAAAGACGTCGTTCGGTGAACGGCTCACGCATCCTGCTGCTCGGCCTGGCCTACAAGAAGAACACCGGCGACGCCCGTGAGTCGCCCGCCCTGCGCATCTCCCAACTGCTGCTCGACATGGGGGCCCAGGTCAGGGCGGCCGATCCGCACGTGGTCGAGACCCTGCCGGTGGACACCCGGCTGGTCCGGGTCGAACCGGCACCGGACGAGCTGGCGGCCGCCGATGTGGTGGTCCTGCTCACCGACCACGACAGCTTCGACTACGAACTCATCGCCGAACACGCCCCGTTCGTGCTCGACTGCCGTCGGCGGCTGCCGTCCGGACCCACGATCGAGGTGCTCTGA
- a CDS encoding WecB/TagA/CpsF family glycosyltransferase produces MSGRQSLFGVELDPLTMDETVQRCLEAVRDGRQLEIGVVNAAKLVNMRRDPRLAKAVAGCDLVVADGQAVVWAGRLLRAPLPERVAGIDLFLRLLAEAESAGLSVYFLGAEQDVLERMLRRVAERFPGLKIAGSRNGYFDDSQQEAIADAIAASGAQMLFLGMTSPKKEIFTAAYGARTGAHVVHGVGGSFDILAGVTKRAPESWQRYGMEWLYRTLQEPRRLGRRYVTTNAAFLLMTAREFIRLTPSSASANRSH; encoded by the coding sequence ATGAGCGGGCGTCAGTCTCTCTTCGGGGTCGAACTGGACCCGCTGACCATGGACGAGACCGTGCAGCGCTGCCTCGAAGCGGTCAGGGACGGCAGGCAGTTGGAGATCGGGGTGGTCAACGCGGCGAAGCTGGTGAACATGCGGCGCGACCCCCGGCTCGCCAAGGCCGTGGCCGGCTGTGATCTCGTCGTCGCCGACGGCCAGGCCGTGGTCTGGGCCGGCCGGTTACTGCGCGCCCCGCTCCCGGAGCGGGTGGCCGGTATCGATCTGTTCCTGCGGCTGCTGGCCGAGGCCGAGTCGGCGGGCCTGTCCGTGTACTTCCTCGGCGCCGAACAGGACGTACTGGAGCGCATGTTGCGCCGGGTGGCCGAGCGCTTCCCGGGCCTGAAGATCGCAGGCAGCCGCAACGGCTACTTCGACGACTCCCAGCAGGAGGCGATCGCCGACGCGATCGCGGCCAGCGGTGCCCAGATGCTCTTCCTTGGCATGACCTCGCCGAAGAAGGAGATCTTCACCGCCGCCTACGGCGCACGGACCGGAGCCCACGTCGTGCACGGGGTCGGCGGCTCGTTCGACATCCTGGCGGGGGTCACCAAGCGGGCTCCCGAGTCCTGGCAGCGCTATGGCATGGAATGGCTCTACCGCACGCTGCAGGAGCCGCGACGCCTGGGCCGGCGCTATGTCACCACCAATGCTGCCTTCCTCCTCATGACGGCGCGCGAGTTCATCCGGCTCACCCCGTCGTCCGCTTCCGCGAACAGGAGTCACTGA
- a CDS encoding acyltransferase gives MSFRIQPTAQVDESAAIGDGTTVWDLAQIREDARLGSGCIVGRGAYVGPGVRIGDHVKLQNYALVYEPAVLGDGVFVGPAAVLTNDYFPRSVDPQGRLKRGGDWDAVAVEVAEGASLGARSVCVAPVRVGRWALVAAGAVVTRDVPDFALVAGVPARRIGWVGRAGTRLVEREGELGAWECPETGALYDEKDGELVERA, from the coding sequence ATGAGCTTCAGGATCCAGCCGACCGCGCAGGTCGACGAGAGCGCCGCGATCGGTGACGGGACGACGGTCTGGGATCTGGCCCAGATACGGGAGGACGCCCGCCTGGGCAGCGGATGCATCGTGGGCCGGGGAGCGTATGTCGGCCCGGGGGTGCGGATCGGCGACCACGTGAAGCTCCAGAACTACGCCCTGGTCTACGAACCCGCGGTGCTCGGTGACGGGGTGTTCGTCGGGCCGGCGGCGGTGCTCACCAACGACTACTTCCCCCGCTCGGTGGACCCGCAGGGCCGGCTGAAGCGCGGCGGCGACTGGGATGCCGTGGCGGTGGAGGTGGCCGAGGGGGCATCGCTGGGAGCCCGTTCGGTGTGTGTGGCGCCGGTACGCGTCGGCCGTTGGGCGCTGGTCGCGGCGGGTGCGGTGGTGACCCGGGACGTGCCGGACTTCGCGCTCGTGGCGGGTGTTCCGGCGCGCCGGATCGGCTGGGTCGGCCGGGCCGGCACCCGACTGGTCGAGCGGGAAGGGGAGTTGGGCGCATGGGAGTGCCCCGAGACGGGCGCGCTGTACGACGAGAAGGACGGCGAGCTCGTCGAGCGCGCATGA
- a CDS encoding glycoside hydrolase family 3 N-terminal domain-containing protein, with the protein MTGPQRVGQLFMGGVAASNPDQNRIQVLRQYHVGSVFLAGRSTAGTKATKTLADSLQAKADTVSGHRVGLLVSTDQEGGHVQVLSGPGFSTMPSALVQGTWSTSKLRTEATTWAKQLKSAGVNLNLAPVADVVPAGLGWNNAPIGRYDREFGHTAATVAPHSNAFAAGFAQANVLATLKHFPGLGYVRGNTDTTANVVDSVTTSKSSSIIPFSSGIKAGAPFVMVSLATYSKIDPGHQAVFSSTVIQGLLRKTLGFKGVVISDDLGNAVAVKAVPPANRALNFLSAGGDMVLTVEPNLVPVMAKAVQIRMAKDATFRAQVDQSVHRVLAAKQKAGLLYCG; encoded by the coding sequence ATGACCGGGCCGCAAAGAGTCGGACAGCTCTTCATGGGCGGCGTCGCCGCCTCGAACCCCGACCAGAACCGGATCCAGGTTCTGCGCCAATACCACGTCGGGTCGGTCTTCCTGGCCGGACGCAGTACGGCGGGTACGAAGGCGACCAAGACCCTGGCCGACAGTCTTCAGGCGAAGGCCGACACCGTGTCGGGGCACCGCGTAGGCCTGCTGGTGTCCACCGACCAGGAGGGCGGCCATGTGCAAGTGCTGTCCGGGCCCGGGTTCTCGACCATGCCGAGCGCACTGGTGCAGGGAACCTGGTCGACCTCGAAGCTCCGTACTGAAGCCACCACATGGGCGAAGCAGCTCAAGTCGGCCGGTGTGAATCTGAACCTCGCGCCCGTCGCCGATGTCGTCCCGGCCGGCCTGGGCTGGAACAACGCACCGATCGGCCGGTACGACCGCGAGTTCGGCCATACGGCCGCGACGGTGGCCCCCCACAGCAACGCGTTCGCCGCCGGCTTCGCCCAGGCCAACGTACTGGCCACGCTCAAGCACTTCCCGGGACTCGGCTACGTCCGCGGCAACACCGACACCACGGCGAACGTGGTGGACTCGGTGACGACGAGCAAGAGCTCGAGCATCATCCCGTTCAGCTCGGGCATCAAGGCGGGCGCACCCTTCGTCATGGTCTCTCTGGCCACGTACAGCAAGATCGACCCGGGGCATCAGGCCGTGTTCTCCTCGACGGTGATCCAGGGACTGCTCCGCAAGACACTCGGCTTCAAGGGCGTGGTGATCTCGGACGACCTCGGGAACGCGGTGGCGGTGAAGGCGGTGCCCCCGGCCAACCGTGCCCTGAACTTCCTGTCGGCCGGCGGAGACATGGTCCTGACCGTAGAACCCAACCTGGTCCCGGTCATGGCCAAGGCCGTACAGATCCGGATGGCGAAGGACGCGACCTTCCGTGCGCAGGTTGACCAGAGCGTCCATCGCGTCCTGGCCGCCAAGCAGAAGGCGGGTTTGCTGTACTGCGGCTGA
- a CDS encoding DUF1153 domain-containing protein, which produces MSRIRWRRPLVLAVASVALATGTACAAQASPGVTPGVSQMASADHAHCGEGGEGGKGGAPGEPGEPGKPGGRGCLTLGDLPDKPKSDLTAVDKLRIVLIVESGHAKKSDVAKKYKISEKEIDTWVKQVRDGDWAALLNLNSLFGS; this is translated from the coding sequence ATGTCCAGAATTCGCTGGCGGCGGCCGCTCGTGCTGGCAGTGGCCTCGGTGGCCCTCGCCACCGGTACCGCGTGTGCCGCCCAGGCGTCGCCGGGTGTCACCCCGGGCGTCAGTCAGATGGCCTCGGCCGACCATGCCCACTGCGGGGAGGGCGGGGAGGGCGGCAAGGGCGGTGCCCCCGGTGAGCCGGGGGAGCCGGGCAAGCCCGGCGGGCGCGGTTGCCTCACGCTCGGTGACCTGCCTGACAAACCCAAGTCCGACCTCACGGCCGTGGACAAGCTACGGATCGTGCTGATCGTGGAGTCCGGGCACGCGAAGAAGTCCGACGTCGCCAAGAAGTACAAGATCTCTGAGAAGGAGATCGACACCTGGGTCAAGCAGGTCCGCGACGGTGACTGGGCCGCGCTGCTGAACCTGAATTCGCTCTTCGGCTCCTGA
- a CDS encoding dihydrofolate reductase family protein, with product MRTLISTAFISLDGVVEAPGGEPGYRNAGWTFKDVEFLPEAFEIKGREQKEATAILLGRVSYQAFSPVWPDMEEFADYKTMPKYVVSTTLTDDDLVSDWGETTILRSLDQVAALKETDGGPIIVHGSASLNHSLSDAGLIDRYHLLVFPLLLGAGKRLFSTTDKDTQKLQLVEHDVYANGLQKQVFDVVH from the coding sequence ATGCGTACTCTGATCAGCACTGCCTTCATCTCGCTCGACGGCGTCGTGGAGGCCCCGGGTGGCGAACCCGGTTACCGGAACGCCGGATGGACCTTCAAGGACGTCGAGTTCCTCCCCGAGGCGTTCGAAATCAAGGGGCGGGAGCAGAAGGAAGCCACCGCGATCCTGCTGGGCCGGGTCAGCTACCAGGCGTTCAGCCCCGTGTGGCCGGACATGGAGGAATTCGCCGACTACAAGACGATGCCGAAGTACGTCGTCTCCACCACGCTGACCGACGACGACCTGGTCTCCGACTGGGGCGAGACCACGATCCTGCGCTCACTCGACCAGGTCGCCGCCCTGAAGGAGACCGACGGAGGTCCGATCATCGTCCACGGCAGCGCCTCCCTGAACCACAGCCTCTCGGACGCGGGCCTGATCGACCGCTACCACCTGCTGGTCTTCCCGCTGTTGCTGGGCGCGGGCAAGCGTCTGTTCAGCACCACGGACAAGGACACCCAGAAGCTGCAGCTGGTCGAGCACGACGTCTACGCCAACGGCCTGCAGAAGCAGGTCTTCGACGTCGTCCACTGA
- a CDS encoding ADP-ribosylglycohydrolase family protein, with protein MILSDAARDSLEGLALGDAFGERWFPRFRPAQEAFEAIQARRTPEEPAWHWTDDTAMALSLCRVLETHGAVHQDDLAATFAATYLADAARGYGYGMHEPLPKLAEQPSSWRVHTRSLFGGQGSLGNGAAMRVAPLGAWFCDDLEEVAEQAAFSAEVTHAHPEGVAGAVAVAVASALAARSRNQPAPQGPELLRQVAERTPAGPVRDGLREAVDLPAATPPWRAADILGNGQRIRASDTVPFALWSAARHLDSLVDALWTTAEGFGDVDTTCAITGGTVAARTGLAGIPRTWLERRESLPDRVGNVERGTGSAG; from the coding sequence ATGATCCTTTCCGATGCCGCCCGTGATTCGCTGGAGGGCCTGGCCCTCGGGGATGCTTTCGGGGAGCGCTGGTTTCCGCGCTTCCGTCCCGCTCAGGAGGCTTTCGAGGCGATCCAGGCACGGCGGACGCCCGAGGAGCCGGCGTGGCACTGGACCGACGACACGGCGATGGCGCTCTCGCTCTGCCGAGTCCTGGAGACGCACGGCGCGGTTCACCAGGACGACCTCGCAGCGACGTTCGCCGCGACCTACCTCGCTGACGCCGCCCGCGGCTACGGGTACGGCATGCACGAGCCGCTGCCCAAGCTCGCTGAACAGCCGTCGAGTTGGCGTGTCCACACGCGAAGCCTCTTCGGCGGCCAGGGCAGTCTCGGCAACGGAGCGGCGATGCGGGTGGCGCCGTTGGGCGCGTGGTTCTGCGACGACCTGGAGGAAGTAGCCGAGCAGGCCGCGTTCTCCGCCGAGGTCACCCACGCCCATCCGGAGGGCGTCGCGGGCGCAGTGGCCGTGGCCGTCGCGTCCGCCCTGGCTGCACGCAGCCGGAACCAGCCCGCGCCGCAGGGGCCCGAGCTGCTGCGGCAGGTGGCTGAGCGCACGCCGGCGGGGCCGGTCCGCGACGGCCTGCGGGAGGCGGTCGACCTGCCCGCGGCCACGCCCCCGTGGCGGGCCGCCGACATCCTGGGCAACGGTCAGCGGATCCGGGCGAGCGACACCGTACCGTTCGCGCTGTGGTCCGCCGCCCGGCACCTCGACAGTCTCGTCGACGCGTTGTGGACCACCGCGGAGGGGTTCGGCGATGTCGACACCACCTGCGCCATCACCGGCGGCACGGTCGCGGCACGGACCGGCCTGGCCGGGATCCCCCGGACGTGGCTGGAGCGTCGCGAATCACTGCCCGACCGGGTCGGCAACGTGGAACGCGGAACGGGCTCAGCGGGATGA
- a CDS encoding SDR family NAD(P)-dependent oxidoreductase, translating into MTAVDYDGQTTLITGASAGLGAEFARQLAARGSDLVLVARRRERLEELAAELRARHGIQVHVLAMDLATGNPGQAPAEQLGQLGLSVTSVIDNAGFAGFGPFHQADPERLRREIAVDVTAVADISRAFIGQLRTAGRGVLVNVASMAAYQPNPRMALYGATKAFVLSRTEALWEESRGTGLRVPALSPGATRTEFFDVVGTSRAAGGTKLASPVDVVRTAPAALDRRNPPPSVIAGRMNRVMAFLARRLATRRQVVRAVGRLTAEGA; encoded by the coding sequence ATGACAGCGGTCGACTACGACGGCCAGACCACCCTGATCACCGGTGCCAGCGCAGGCCTCGGCGCCGAGTTCGCCCGCCAACTCGCCGCCCGTGGCTCCGACCTGGTGCTGGTCGCCCGCCGCAGGGAGCGGCTGGAGGAGCTGGCCGCCGAGTTGCGCGCTCGTCACGGGATCCAGGTGCACGTACTGGCGATGGACCTGGCCACCGGCAACCCCGGTCAGGCGCCGGCCGAGCAGCTGGGGCAGCTCGGCCTGTCCGTCACCAGCGTGATCGACAACGCCGGGTTCGCCGGCTTCGGCCCCTTCCACCAGGCGGATCCGGAACGGCTGCGGCGCGAGATCGCCGTCGATGTGACCGCAGTGGCGGACATCAGCCGCGCCTTCATCGGGCAGCTGCGAACGGCGGGCCGCGGGGTGCTGGTCAACGTGGCGAGCATGGCCGCCTACCAGCCCAACCCCCGCATGGCGCTCTACGGGGCGACCAAGGCGTTCGTGCTGAGCCGCACCGAGGCGCTGTGGGAGGAGTCCCGCGGCACCGGTCTGCGGGTGCCGGCCCTGTCCCCCGGCGCCACCCGGACCGAGTTCTTCGACGTCGTGGGCACCTCACGGGCCGCCGGCGGGACCAAGCTCGCCTCACCCGTCGACGTCGTCCGCACCGCGCCGGCCGCCCTCGACCGCAGGAACCCGCCACCGAGCGTCATCGCGGGACGCATGAACCGGGTGATGGCCTTCCTCGCCCGCCGTCTGGCCACCCGGCGGCAGGTCGTCCGGGCCGTCGGCCGCCTCACCGCCGAGGGGGCGTGA
- a CDS encoding TetR/AcrR family transcriptional regulator, with protein sequence MTTLWDRMRQAAVQAILDTALRLFAEQGYEQTTIAQIAREAGISQRSLFRYFGTKEDLVCGDQEALGELLRQTVERQPAEVSAWDALRAGFEVVLTANHTPERVLELSRLIFATPSLRARYVEKRLRWQADLVPDVQARLGPGPGTDQAADGARGPAADPRAKAIVATVFACVDTATELWAEHDGRLDLAELYDQCLAAVRGSGGG encoded by the coding sequence ATGACGACCTTGTGGGACCGAATGCGGCAGGCCGCCGTCCAGGCGATCCTGGACACGGCCCTGCGGCTGTTCGCCGAGCAGGGCTACGAGCAGACGACGATCGCGCAGATCGCGCGGGAGGCGGGGATCTCGCAGCGCTCCCTGTTCCGCTACTTCGGGACCAAGGAGGACCTGGTCTGTGGGGACCAGGAGGCGCTGGGTGAGCTGCTGAGGCAGACGGTGGAGCGGCAGCCGGCGGAGGTGTCCGCCTGGGATGCCCTGCGGGCCGGATTCGAGGTCGTCCTCACCGCCAACCACACCCCGGAGCGGGTGCTGGAGCTGTCCCGTCTGATCTTCGCGACGCCCTCGCTGCGCGCCCGCTACGTCGAGAAGCGGCTGCGCTGGCAGGCCGACCTCGTCCCGGACGTCCAGGCCCGCCTGGGCCCCGGCCCCGGCACCGACCAGGCTGCCGACGGGGCGCGTGGACCGGCAGCCGACCCACGCGCCAAGGCGATCGTCGCCACGGTCTTCGCCTGCGTCGACACGGCCACCGAGCTCTGGGCCGAGCACGACGGGCGCCTCGACCTCGCGGAACTCTACGACCAGTGCCTCGCGGCGGTACGCGGCAGCGGCGGCGGCTGA